The following proteins are encoded in a genomic region of Nomascus leucogenys isolate Asia chromosome 17, Asia_NLE_v1, whole genome shotgun sequence:
- the TJAP1 gene encoding tight junction-associated protein 1 isoform X1 → MTSAAPAKKPYRKAPPEHRELRLEIPGSRLEQEEPLTDAERMKLLQQENEELRRRLASATRRTEALERELEIGQDCLELELGQSREELDKFKDKFRRLQNSYTASQRTNQELEDKLHTLASLSHSWIFAIKKAEMDRKTLDWEIVELTNKLLDAKNTINKLEELNERYRLDCNLAVQLLKCNKSHFRNHKFADLPCELQDMVRKHLHSGQEAASPGPAPSLAPGAVVPTSVIARVLEKPESLLLNSAQSGSAGRPLAEDVFVHVDMSEGVPGDPASPPAPGSPTPQPNGECHSLGTARGSPEEELPLPAFEKLSPYPTPSPPHPLYPGRRVIEFSEDKVRIPRNSPLPNCTYATRQAISLSLVEEGSERARPSPVPSTPASAQASPHHQPSPAPLTLSAPASSASSEEDLLVSWQRAFVDRTPPPAAVAQRTAFGHDALPELQRHFAHSPADRDEVVQAPSPRPEESELLLPTEPDSGFPREEEEELNLPISPEEERQSLLPINSGTEEGPGTSHTEGRAWPLPSSSRPQRSPKRMGVHHLHRKDSLTQAQEQGNLLN, encoded by the exons ATGACCAGTGCCGCCCCTGCTAAGAAACCCTACCGTAAGGCACCACCAGAGCATCGGGAGCTGCGATTGGAAATTCCTGGATCCCGGCTTGAGCAGGAG GAACCCCTGACTGACGCAGAAAGGATGAA GCTCTTGCAGCAGGAGAATGAAGAGCTTCGCCGGCGCCTGGCCTCCGCCACCAGACGCACTGAGGCCCTGGAACGTGAGCTGGAAATCGGGCAGGACtgcctggagctggagctgggccAGAGCCGCGAGGAACTGGACAAATTTAAGGATAAGTTCCGCAG GCTGCAGAACAGCTACACGGCTTCCCAGCGGACCAACCAGGAGTTGGAGGACAAGCTGCACACACTG GCCTCTCTTAGCCACAGCTGGATTTTTGCA ATCAAGAAGGCTGAAATGGATAGGAAGACGCTGGACTGGGAGATTGTGGAGCTGACCAACAAGCTGCTGGATGCCAAGAACACCATCAACAAGCTGGAAGAGCTCAAC GAGCGGTACCGGCTGGACTGCAACCTGGCTGTACAGCTCCTCAAGTGTAACAAGTCCCACTTCCGAAACCACAAGTTTGCCGAT CTGCCCTGTGAGCTACAAGACATGGTTCGGAAACATCTGCACAGTGGTCAAGAAGCTGCCAGCCCAGGTCCTGCTCCCAGTCTAGCCCCAGGGGCTGTGGTGCCTACCTCGGTCATTGCCCGAGTGTTAGAGAAGCCAGAGTCTCTACTGCTCAATTCAGCCCAGTCAGGCAGTGCCGGGCGCCCCTTGGCTGAGGATGTCTTTGTGCATGTGGACATGAGCGAGGGTGTCCCAGGTGATCCAGCCAGTCCCCCGGCCCCTGgcagccccaccccacaacccAATGGGGAGTGCCACTCTCTGGGTACTGCCAGGGGCTCCCCGGAGGAAGAGTTGCCCCTGCCAGCCTTTGAGAAGCTGAGCCCCTACCCAACCCCGTCTCCACCACACCCACTGTATCCTGGCCGCAGGGTAATAGAGTTCTCTGAGGATAAGGTTCGGATCCCCCGCAACAGCCCCCTGCCCAACTGCACTTACGCTACCCGCCAGGCCATTTCCCTGAGCCTGGTAGAGGAGGGGAGTGAGCGGGCCCGCCCCAGCCCAGTGCCCAGCACCCCTGCCTCGGCCCAGGCCTCACCCCACCACCAGCCCAGCCCGGCGCCCCTAACACTCAGTGCCCCAGCTAGctctgccagctctgaagaggaCCTGCTGGTCAGCTGGCAGCGGGCATTTGTGGACCGTACTCCGCCACCTGCCGCTGTGGCCCAGCGCACAGCCTTTGGACACGACGCCCTCCCTGAGCTGCAGCGCCATTTTGCCCATAGCCCCGCTGACAGAGATGAGGTGGTCCAGGCACCTTCTCCCCGACCCGAAGAGAGTGAGCTTTTGCTACCCACCGAACCTGACTCTGGCTTTCccagggaggaagaagaagagctGAACCTGCCCATCAGTCCTGAGGAAGAGCGCCAGAGCCTGCTGCCCATTAACAGTGGCacagaggaggggccaggcactTCCCACactgagggcagggcctggccaCTCCCCAGCTCCAGTCGCCCCCAGCGCAGCCCCAAGAGGATGGGGGTTCACCACCTGCACCGCAAGGACAGCCTGACCCAGGCCCAGGAGCAGGGCAACCTGCTCAACTAG
- the TJAP1 gene encoding tight junction-associated protein 1 isoform X2 yields the protein MTSAAPAKKPYRKAPPEHRELRLEIPGSRLEQEEPLTDAERMKLLQQENEELRRRLASATRRTEALERELEIGQDCLELELGQSREELDKFKDKFRRLQNSYTASQRTNQELEDKLHTLIKKAEMDRKTLDWEIVELTNKLLDAKNTINKLEELNERYRLDCNLAVQLLKCNKSHFRNHKFADLPCELQDMVRKHLHSGQEAASPGPAPSLAPGAVVPTSVIARVLEKPESLLLNSAQSGSAGRPLAEDVFVHVDMSEGVPGDPASPPAPGSPTPQPNGECHSLGTARGSPEEELPLPAFEKLSPYPTPSPPHPLYPGRRVIEFSEDKVRIPRNSPLPNCTYATRQAISLSLVEEGSERARPSPVPSTPASAQASPHHQPSPAPLTLSAPASSASSEEDLLVSWQRAFVDRTPPPAAVAQRTAFGHDALPELQRHFAHSPADRDEVVQAPSPRPEESELLLPTEPDSGFPREEEEELNLPISPEEERQSLLPINSGTEEGPGTSHTEGRAWPLPSSSRPQRSPKRMGVHHLHRKDSLTQAQEQGNLLN from the exons ATGACCAGTGCCGCCCCTGCTAAGAAACCCTACCGTAAGGCACCACCAGAGCATCGGGAGCTGCGATTGGAAATTCCTGGATCCCGGCTTGAGCAGGAG GAACCCCTGACTGACGCAGAAAGGATGAA GCTCTTGCAGCAGGAGAATGAAGAGCTTCGCCGGCGCCTGGCCTCCGCCACCAGACGCACTGAGGCCCTGGAACGTGAGCTGGAAATCGGGCAGGACtgcctggagctggagctgggccAGAGCCGCGAGGAACTGGACAAATTTAAGGATAAGTTCCGCAG GCTGCAGAACAGCTACACGGCTTCCCAGCGGACCAACCAGGAGTTGGAGGACAAGCTGCACACACTG ATCAAGAAGGCTGAAATGGATAGGAAGACGCTGGACTGGGAGATTGTGGAGCTGACCAACAAGCTGCTGGATGCCAAGAACACCATCAACAAGCTGGAAGAGCTCAAC GAGCGGTACCGGCTGGACTGCAACCTGGCTGTACAGCTCCTCAAGTGTAACAAGTCCCACTTCCGAAACCACAAGTTTGCCGAT CTGCCCTGTGAGCTACAAGACATGGTTCGGAAACATCTGCACAGTGGTCAAGAAGCTGCCAGCCCAGGTCCTGCTCCCAGTCTAGCCCCAGGGGCTGTGGTGCCTACCTCGGTCATTGCCCGAGTGTTAGAGAAGCCAGAGTCTCTACTGCTCAATTCAGCCCAGTCAGGCAGTGCCGGGCGCCCCTTGGCTGAGGATGTCTTTGTGCATGTGGACATGAGCGAGGGTGTCCCAGGTGATCCAGCCAGTCCCCCGGCCCCTGgcagccccaccccacaacccAATGGGGAGTGCCACTCTCTGGGTACTGCCAGGGGCTCCCCGGAGGAAGAGTTGCCCCTGCCAGCCTTTGAGAAGCTGAGCCCCTACCCAACCCCGTCTCCACCACACCCACTGTATCCTGGCCGCAGGGTAATAGAGTTCTCTGAGGATAAGGTTCGGATCCCCCGCAACAGCCCCCTGCCCAACTGCACTTACGCTACCCGCCAGGCCATTTCCCTGAGCCTGGTAGAGGAGGGGAGTGAGCGGGCCCGCCCCAGCCCAGTGCCCAGCACCCCTGCCTCGGCCCAGGCCTCACCCCACCACCAGCCCAGCCCGGCGCCCCTAACACTCAGTGCCCCAGCTAGctctgccagctctgaagaggaCCTGCTGGTCAGCTGGCAGCGGGCATTTGTGGACCGTACTCCGCCACCTGCCGCTGTGGCCCAGCGCACAGCCTTTGGACACGACGCCCTCCCTGAGCTGCAGCGCCATTTTGCCCATAGCCCCGCTGACAGAGATGAGGTGGTCCAGGCACCTTCTCCCCGACCCGAAGAGAGTGAGCTTTTGCTACCCACCGAACCTGACTCTGGCTTTCccagggaggaagaagaagagctGAACCTGCCCATCAGTCCTGAGGAAGAGCGCCAGAGCCTGCTGCCCATTAACAGTGGCacagaggaggggccaggcactTCCCACactgagggcagggcctggccaCTCCCCAGCTCCAGTCGCCCCCAGCGCAGCCCCAAGAGGATGGGGGTTCACCACCTGCACCGCAAGGACAGCCTGACCCAGGCCCAGGAGCAGGGCAACCTGCTCAACTAG
- the LRRC73 gene encoding leucine-rich repeat-containing protein 73 has protein sequence MLPSSIQISGEPLSGAEVRDICRGLRDNAVRLLSLRGCRLCDRDFGRICRALAGATSLAQLNLNLGVVSSPSRIKQLAEALRTNRSIQSLFLHGSPLTDAGLALLNPALALHPALVALDLGDCMLGDEAINLICGLLPPDGAKSGLKELTLSANPGITPKGWSRLAIAVAHSSQVRVLNLDYNPLGDHVAGMLAVAVASSRTLEVLDLEGTGLTNQSAQTLLDMVENYPTALRSLVLAENSISPELQQQICDLLSEGEEEEEVAGGAGDTQEWERGREPAANQRGSSSWMCPSDPSSQMVLMTSGLGDSLLAETEM, from the exons ATGCTGCCCAGCTCCATCCAGATTTCGGGGGAGCCGCTGTCCGGCGCCGAGGTGCGGGACATCTGCCGCGGCCTTCGCGACAACGCCGTGCGCCTGCTCTCACTGCGCGGCTGCCGCCTCTGCGACCGCGACTTCGGCCGCATCTGCCGGGCCCTGGCCGGGGCCACGTCCCTGGCGCAGCTCAACCTTAACCTGGGCGTCGTGTCCAGCCCCAGCCGCATCAAGCAGCTGGCTGAGGCTCTGCGGACCAACCGCTCCATCCAGTCCCTCTT CCTGCATGGGAGCCCCCTGACAGATGCGGGGCTGGCCTTGCTGAACCCAGCCCTGGCCCTCCACCCTGCCCTCGTGGCTCTGGACCTGGGGGACTGCATGCTGGGTGATGAAGCCATCAACCTCATCTGTGGCCTCCTGCCCCCAGACGGGGCCAAATCTG GCTTGAAGGAGCTAACGCTGAGTGCCAACCCTGGCATCACCCCTAAGGGCTGGAGCCGCCTCGCCATTGCTGTGGCCCACAGCTCCCAGGTCCGCGTCCTCAATCTGGATTACAACCCCCTGG GTGACCATGTGGCAGGAATGTTGGCTGTAGCTGTGGCCTCTAGTCGTACCCTAGAGGTCCTAGACTTGGAGGGCACAGGGCTCACCAACCAGTCAGCTCAG ACCCTGCTGGACATGGTAGAAAATTACCCCACAGCTTTGCGGAGCCTGGTGTTGGCTGAGAACAGCATTAGCCCAGAGCTGCAGCAACAGATCTGTGACCTCCTCtctgagggagaggaggaggaggaagtggcagGAGGGGCTGGCGACACCCAGGAATGGGAGAGAGGGCGGGAGCCTGCTGCCAACCAGAGGGGCAGCAGCTCCTGGATGTGCCCCAGCG ATCCCAGCTCTCAGATGGTGCTAATGACGTCAGGACTAGGGGACAGTCTGTTGGCTGAGACCGAGATGTGA